A single region of the Branchiostoma lanceolatum isolate klBraLanc5 chromosome 1, klBraLanc5.hap2, whole genome shotgun sequence genome encodes:
- the LOC136420246 gene encoding gigasin-6-like, which produces MANLVLSSVLLVVLLSAATATLEQDLVGLDSFVQTVMACEARQPVGLTVSVVKNGDVVFSKGYGKRDLNQGLPVDNRTLFGVASISKSFTATLLASILAERDDVTWDTPIVDVLGPDFRFQDEFLTKRTTLRDVLAHRTGLQRFPAGLLQFGMDIDRAELARRVRHFSEVRPFRTAFYYNNVLYSLAGHVAERLAGKTFEQLLRERIFLPLGMNDTTFVADAFEEGNFSNFAQNYVTYSENGHSLAANRESYRITKLLAPSGGVASNAVDMARYMQLHLGGGKGPDGRTLVPEELIREAHTLQFFKPYQPDREIFRPQYPVGVMNNGEGFGVALGDYRGKDTHYVRYATYTDGHYSIV; this is translated from the exons ATGGCGAACCTTGTCCTTTCTTCTGTACTTCTTGTGGTCCTTTTATCGGCGGCCACAGCAACATTGGAGCAAGACCTAGTCGGTTTGGACAGTTTTGTTCAAACAGTCATGGCGTGCGAGGCTAGACAACCTGTAGGCCTAACCGTTTCAGTCGTGAAAAACGGTGATGTCGTTTTTTCCAAGGGGTACGGCAAACGGGACTTGAACCAAGGTCTCCCGGTCGACAACAGGACTCTCTTCGGTGTCGCGTCCATTTCCAAGTCCTTCACGGCCACCCTTTTAGCCAGCATCCTTGCTGAGAGAGATGACGTCACATGGGACACGCCGATAGTCGACGTACTGGGGCCTGATTTCAGGTTTCAAGACGAATTTCTCACGAAGAGAACAACTCTGCGCGACGTCCTTGCCCACAGGACGGGGCTTCAGAGGTTTCCGGCGGGCTTACTACAGTTTGGGATGGACATAGACAGGGCGGAGCTGGCAAG gAGGGTCCGTCACTTCTCCGAGGTCCGTCCCTTCCGCACGGCTTTCTACTACAACAACGTCCTCTACTCTCTGGCGGGACACGTCGCCGAAAGGCTCGCCGGGAAGACATTCGAACAGCTGTTACGGGAAAGGATTTTCCTCCCTCTGGGAATGAATGACACCACGTTCGTCGCAGATGCGTTCGAAGAAGGCAACTTCTCGAATTTTGCACAGAACTACGTGACGTACAGCGAAAATGGACATTCTCTTGCCGCCAATAGAGAGTCTTACAG AATCACGAAGCTGCTTGCTCCTTCGGGAGGCGTGGCCTCTAACGCGGTGGACATGGCCCGGTACATGCAGCTGCACCTGGGCGGGGGAAAGGGCCCGGACGGCCGAACCCTGGTGCCAGAAGAACTGATCAGAGAGGCGCACACGCTGCAGTTCTTCAAACCTTACCAGCCTGATAGGGAAATCTTCCGGCCACAGTATCCGGTGGGAGTTATGAACAACGGAGAGGGGTTCGGTGTAGCACTTGGCGACTACAGAGGCAAGGATACGCACTATGTTCGTTATGCTACGTATACTGATGGTCACTATTCAATTGTCTAG
- the LOC136427704 gene encoding uncharacterized protein → MGFGSLMSLYPDVSGGVFTAFNGPAVPDFVKDVNSIIHYRVADMLLGLDPWLNTTTACSFPQPWAKDPVTDVTMPPAPSRDFPRDKRDYEGTFGNSIFGNLTVYLNSTDDTLRFKVGLIGHGVILPLSPVNSVLLKGPASQFAPVVAYVEEMQGAINRLVIPETPPEPPVVFVRGMKLTDVEEPPTEGGVYARCCLWC, encoded by the exons ATGGGCTTTGGGTCGCTGATGTCGTTATATCCGGACGTATCAGGGGGTGTGTTCACCGCGTTCAACGGCCCAGCCGTTCCGGACTTCGTCAAAGACGTCAACAGCATCATACACTATCGTGTTGCAGACATGTTGTTGG GTCTGGACCCATGGCTGAACACCACCACCGCCTGCAGCTTCCCGCAACCCTGGGCCAAGGACCCAGTCACCGACGTCACCATGCCTCCCGCACCTTCTCGCGACTTCCCGCGAGACAAACGAGACTACGAGGGCACGTTCGGTAACTCCATATTCGGTAATCTCACCGTCTATCTCAACTCAACGGACGATACCCTTCGCTTTAAAGTAGGTCTGATTGGCCACGGGGTAATACTTCCGCTAAGTCCTGTTAACAGTGTACTTCTTAAAGGGCCTGCAAGCCAATTTGCTCCAGTTGTTGCTTATGTTGAGGAAATGCAAGGGGCAATCAACCGTCTTGTGATACCAGAAACCCCTCCAGAGCCTCCAGTGGTGTTTGTAAGAGGCATGAAGCTAACGGATGTGGAGGAACCACCAACAGAGGGGGGGGTGTACGCCAGGtgctgtctctggtgctga
- the LOC136427709 gene encoding tripartite motif-containing protein 3-like: MTGEFLRTIPTVVPSGTERKTMSPTGVAIDGMGYLWVIGVTVHGEHGDQFKPHAVQYDRLDGRPVTSLDIQLKSTEFPDQEPAIAVDLQTSKIIVAVYNEILLFLPSGTLYQSFVFREVSDVLYLTAKNGNIFVTHHGGASAYDHSGHHLFSFDGNANERGDGQTLFATGICKGTSGNIVVVNSGYSRVDMFTSRGEFVRTVVEIDGGPGAIALGPDGQLVVTHGDAEVTIISWENGVSVR; the protein is encoded by the coding sequence ATGACAGGAGAATTCCTTCGCACGATACCAACGGTAGTGCCATCtggaactgaaagaaaaacgaTGTCTCCTACCGGTGTTGCCATTGACGGAATGGGCTATTTGTGGGTAATCGGAGTGACCGTGCACGGTGAACATGGCGATCAGTTTAAGCCGCATGCAGTACAATACGACAGACTGGACGGACGGCCAGTTACCTCGCTCGACATACAATTGAAATCAACCGAATTTCCGGATCAGGAACCTGCCATTGCTGTGGATCTGCAGACTAGCAAGATCATCGTGGCTGTCTACAATGAGATTTTGCTGTTCCTACCAAGCGGCACGCTTTATCAGAGTTTTGTATTTCGTGAGGTTTCTGACGTGCTCTACCTGACTGCTAAGAACGGGAACATCTTTGTTACGCACCATGGAGGTGCCAGTGCGTACGATCACTCTGGACATCACCTCTTCTCATTCGACGGCAATGCCAATGAAAGAGGTGATGGGCAAACGCTGTTTGCCACCGGTATTTGCAAGGGCACCTCGGGTAACATCGTTGTGGTGAACTCGGGATACAGCAGGGTTGACATGTTCACAAGCCGGGGGGAATTTGTTCGCACCGTCGTGGAGATTGATGGTGGTCCAGGTGCCATTGCTCTAGGCCCAGATGGACAGTTGGTGGTGACTCACGGAGACGCCGAAGTAACTATCATTTCCTGGGAAAATGGTGTTTCCGTAAGGTAG